From Vitis vinifera cultivar Pinot Noir 40024 chromosome 5, ASM3070453v1, the proteins below share one genomic window:
- the LOC100249459 gene encoding calmodulin calcium-dependent NAD kinase isoform X1 yields MKPKPHTFLQYPPLRILFKMLQLDVHGKVILTLLLASSLGFMVKAAIHYRRRKINPENDLSFAPRLVRTGSGRVGKIERFAHYVARQMGFPDPDECPRFCKLAYDYLKKSKGCDQNIYEYFSSLTDAKSLYMKLVEEFERCILSYFAFHWSQASFMINQVLSVESDEQKTKIKDLVMAATRKQRFEKVTRDLKVTRVFHTLLEEMKAIGVAPSSGCTEVMMPVALSERSPVLLLMGGGAGAGKSTVLKEIMKDAFWSGAEANCVVVEADAFKETDVVYRALSSHHHDMLQTAELVHQSSTNAASSLLVAALNEGRDVVMDGTLSWEPFVQQTIAMARNVHKRRYRMGVGYDVAEDGTVTENYWEEVPLEEEEEQQKENGQVARKPYRIELVGVVCDPFLAVVRGIRRAIETRRAVRVNEQVKSHKRFASNFQSYCQLVDNVRLYCSNAMGRPPALIAWKEGGNKLLVDPEAIKCLTVISTSNEDAENIYELYKQPNLVHEEGSVWKDIVLSPSRVSLQLELRTSIQKIENLKVNGSTKGSNTTMA; encoded by the exons ATGAAACCAAAGCCTCATACCTTCCTTCAATATCCTCCCCTCAGAATCCTTTTCAAGATGCTGCAGCTAG ATGTTCACGGCAAAGTTATTCTCACACTCCTTTTGGCTTCATCTCTGGGATTCATGGTCAAGGCAGCCATCCATTACCGCCGGCGGAAGATTAACCCGGAGAACGATCTGAGTTTTGCTCCACGCCTGGTGAGAACCGGGTCCGGCCGTGTCGGAAAGATTGAAAGGTTCGCCCATTACGTAG CTAGGCAAATGGGATTTCCAGACCCAGATGAGTGTCCCCGGTTCTGCAAATTAGCTTATGATTATCTCAAGAAATCAAAAGGGTGCGATCAAAACATCTATGAGTACTTTTCAAGCCTAACAGACGCAAAGTCTCTCTACATGAAACTGGTAGAGGAGTTTGAGAGGTGTATCCTTAGTTATTTTGCATTTCACTGGAGCCAAGCTTCTTTTATGATCAATCAG GTGCTGAGTGTAGAGTCTGATGAGCAGAAGACGAAGATCAAGGACCTTGTGATGGCAGCTACAAG GAAACAGAGGTTTGAGAAGGTGACAAGGGACTTGAAAGTGACGAGGGTGTTCCATACACTGTTGGAGGAGATGAAAGCCATAGGGGTGGCGCCATCTAGTGGTTGCACAGAGGTGATGATGCCGGTGGCCCTCAGTGAGAGGAGCCCTGTGCTCCTCCTCATGGGTGGTGGGGCGGGTGCCGGCAAGAGCACCGTCCTCAAGGAGATTATGAAAGA CGCATTCTGGTCAGGAGCAGAAGCAAACTGTGTGGTAGTGGAGGCAGATGCTTTCAAAGAGACCGATGTCGTTTACAGAGCCCTTAGCTCTCATCACCATGACATGCTTCAAACTGCTGAGCTG GTGCACCAATCGTCTACTAATGCAGCATCATCACTCCTTGTGGCTGCACTGAATGAAGGCCGTGATGTAGTCATGGATGGCACCTTATCATGGGAGCCCTTTGTCCAGCAAACAATTGCCATGGCTAGGAATGTTCATAAACGCCGTTATCGAATGGGGGTTGGCTACGACGTGGCGGAGGATGGAACTGTCACTGAAAATTATTGGGAAGAGGTACCacttgaagaagaagaggagcaacaaaaagaaaatggacaAGTAGCAAGGAAACCATACAGAATAGAGTTGGTTGGAGTGGTCTGTGATCCTTTTCTAGCAGTTGTCAGAGGCATCAG GAGAGCCATAGAGACAAGAAGAGCAGTGAGGGTGAATGAGCAAGTGAAATCCCACAAGAGATTTGCAAGCAACTTTCAGAGTTACTGCCAACTTGTCGATAATGTCAGGCTATATTGCTCCAATGCCATGGGCAGGCCACCCGCG TTGATAGCATGGAAAGAGGGAGGCAACAAGCTACTGGTTGATCCTGAAGCAATCAAATGTTTGACAGTAATCAGCACTTCAAATGAAGATGCAGAGAACATCTATGAGCTTTACAAGCAGCCAAACCTCGTACATGAAGAGGGTTCGGTTTGGAAAGACATTGTTCTGTCACCTTCCAGAGTGAGCCTTCAACTGGAGCTCAGAACATCTATTCAGAAAATCGAAAACTTGAAAGTAAATGGTAGTACCAAGGGAAGTAATACGACCATGGCCTAG
- the LOC100249459 gene encoding calmodulin calcium-dependent NAD kinase isoform X2, giving the protein MGFPDPDECPRFCKLAYDYLKKSKGCDQNIYEYFSSLTDAKSLYMKLVEEFERCILSYFAFHWSQASFMINQVLSVESDEQKTKIKDLVMAATRKQRFEKVTRDLKVTRVFHTLLEEMKAIGVAPSSGCTEVMMPVALSERSPVLLLMGGGAGAGKSTVLKEIMKDAFWSGAEANCVVVEADAFKETDVVYRALSSHHHDMLQTAELVHQSSTNAASSLLVAALNEGRDVVMDGTLSWEPFVQQTIAMARNVHKRRYRMGVGYDVAEDGTVTENYWEEVPLEEEEEQQKENGQVARKPYRIELVGVVCDPFLAVVRGIRRAIETRRAVRVNEQVKSHKRFASNFQSYCQLVDNVRLYCSNAMGRPPALIAWKEGGNKLLVDPEAIKCLTVISTSNEDAENIYELYKQPNLVHEEGSVWKDIVLSPSRVSLQLELRTSIQKIENLKVNGSTKGSNTTMA; this is encoded by the exons ATGGGATTTCCAGACCCAGATGAGTGTCCCCGGTTCTGCAAATTAGCTTATGATTATCTCAAGAAATCAAAAGGGTGCGATCAAAACATCTATGAGTACTTTTCAAGCCTAACAGACGCAAAGTCTCTCTACATGAAACTGGTAGAGGAGTTTGAGAGGTGTATCCTTAGTTATTTTGCATTTCACTGGAGCCAAGCTTCTTTTATGATCAATCAG GTGCTGAGTGTAGAGTCTGATGAGCAGAAGACGAAGATCAAGGACCTTGTGATGGCAGCTACAAG GAAACAGAGGTTTGAGAAGGTGACAAGGGACTTGAAAGTGACGAGGGTGTTCCATACACTGTTGGAGGAGATGAAAGCCATAGGGGTGGCGCCATCTAGTGGTTGCACAGAGGTGATGATGCCGGTGGCCCTCAGTGAGAGGAGCCCTGTGCTCCTCCTCATGGGTGGTGGGGCGGGTGCCGGCAAGAGCACCGTCCTCAAGGAGATTATGAAAGA CGCATTCTGGTCAGGAGCAGAAGCAAACTGTGTGGTAGTGGAGGCAGATGCTTTCAAAGAGACCGATGTCGTTTACAGAGCCCTTAGCTCTCATCACCATGACATGCTTCAAACTGCTGAGCTG GTGCACCAATCGTCTACTAATGCAGCATCATCACTCCTTGTGGCTGCACTGAATGAAGGCCGTGATGTAGTCATGGATGGCACCTTATCATGGGAGCCCTTTGTCCAGCAAACAATTGCCATGGCTAGGAATGTTCATAAACGCCGTTATCGAATGGGGGTTGGCTACGACGTGGCGGAGGATGGAACTGTCACTGAAAATTATTGGGAAGAGGTACCacttgaagaagaagaggagcaacaaaaagaaaatggacaAGTAGCAAGGAAACCATACAGAATAGAGTTGGTTGGAGTGGTCTGTGATCCTTTTCTAGCAGTTGTCAGAGGCATCAG GAGAGCCATAGAGACAAGAAGAGCAGTGAGGGTGAATGAGCAAGTGAAATCCCACAAGAGATTTGCAAGCAACTTTCAGAGTTACTGCCAACTTGTCGATAATGTCAGGCTATATTGCTCCAATGCCATGGGCAGGCCACCCGCG TTGATAGCATGGAAAGAGGGAGGCAACAAGCTACTGGTTGATCCTGAAGCAATCAAATGTTTGACAGTAATCAGCACTTCAAATGAAGATGCAGAGAACATCTATGAGCTTTACAAGCAGCCAAACCTCGTACATGAAGAGGGTTCGGTTTGGAAAGACATTGTTCTGTCACCTTCCAGAGTGAGCCTTCAACTGGAGCTCAGAACATCTATTCAGAAAATCGAAAACTTGAAAGTAAATGGTAGTACCAAGGGAAGTAATACGACCATGGCCTAG
- the LOC104879264 gene encoding GDSL esterase/lipase 7-like — protein MATKPFFQLSFLLLCLSFLTKSQAKHVAALYIFGDSDLDNGNNNDKDTLAKANYPPYGIDYPKGTTGRFTNGLTIADYLAQFLNINQPPPFLGPMAATGKSPRGYNYASASAGILPETGTIVGSNLNLTEQVRLFRKTVDTILPQHLKTPEAISRHLSSSIFLVLIGSNDYAMNYLLPQFSNSSRLYNPEQFAELLLNELGNHLREMYRLGGRNFVVFEIGPIGCLPTAALENAGTKTQCVEKPNDLVSIFNAKLASNINQLTSSLQHSTFVLVKTFNLVHGLVENPSRNGFNDSRNPCCVISDKTGTCIPNKTPCQDRNGHVFWDGAHHTDAVNRFAAREIFNGTSFCTPINVQNLVHKHAL, from the exons ATGGCAACAAAGCCCTTCTTCCAACTCTCATTTCTCCTCCTTTGTCTCTCCTTCTTGACAAAATCACAAGCCAAACATGTTGCAGCTTTGTACATATTTGGCGACTCCGATCTGGACAATGGCAACAACAACGACAAAGACACACTCGCAAAAGCCAATTATCCACCATATGGTATTGATTACCCAAAGGGAACCACAGGCAGATTCACAAACGGCCTCACCATTGCTGATTACTTGG CTCAATTTCTCAATATAAATCAACCACCTCCATTCTTGGGGCCAATGGCAGCTACCGGAAAAAGCCCCAGAGGATATAACTATGCATCAGCCTCAGCTGGCATCCTTCCTGAGACAGGCACCATTGTG GGCTCCAACTTGAACCTGACAGAGCAGGTGAGGTTGTTCAGAAAAACCGTGGATACAATCCTTCCTCAGCACCTGAAAACCCCAGAAGCAATCTCACGTCACTTGTCAAGCTCTATTTTCTTGGTTCTCATTGGCAGTAATGACTATGCAATGAATTATCTTCTGCCTCAATTCTCCAACAGCAGTCGCTTATACAATCCTGAGCAATTTGCTGAACTCCTCCTGAACGAATTGGGAAATCATTTGCGG GAGATGTACCGTCTGGGTGGCAGGAATTTTGTAGTGTTTGAGATCGGTCCCATTGGTTGTCTACCAACTGCTGCACTAGAAAATGCTGGAACAAAGACCCAATGCGTAGAGAAACCAAATGATTTAGTATCCATCTTCAATGCAAAGCTTGCTTCTAACATCAATCAGCTCACTTCCTCACTCCAACACTCCACCTTTGTTCTTGTGAAAACCTTCAACTTAGTGCATGGCCTTGTGGAAAATCCTTCTCGCAATG GGTTCAATGATTCAAGAAATCCATGTTGCGTTATAAGCGATAAAACTGGAACTTGCATTCCAAATAAAACCCCGTGCCAGGACAGAAACGGCCATGTATTTTGGGATGGAGCTCACCACACCGATGCAGTAAACAGGTTTGCAGCAAGGGAAATCTTCAATGGGACAAGCTTTTGCACTCCCATCAACGTCCAAAACCTTGTCCATAAACATGCCCTGTAA